ATTCATCAAATTGTCGAGGCGTTCGGCCGTCATGATTTCCCTGCCGAATTTGATGTCGGCATAAGTCAAACAAAACTCACGCCACTGGCCAGTGAACTCAAACTTGTCTCGCGGCAGCAATTGAAACGAAATATCCGTGCATTTGCGCATGACGCGCCGGTTCTCCGACGACGGCGAAAACTCGCGCAACGCCACGCGGACGCTGCGGCACAAATAGAAACGATCCAAATTTTTGGAGGAGGGCAGAAAGCCTTTCTCAAAAAACTGATGCGGCTGCTCCCCTGCCTCGGGAAAAGCCCAAACGGCATAGGGAAAAATGTAATGCACGTAATCCGGGGCGGCTTCGGAGAAGAGGAGTTTCAAGGTGAACAATACTCCTATCAGAAAAAGGCATTCTTACTCATCAAGCTCAATTCCCAACTGCCTAAACGCTTCTTTTATCTTGTCCTCATAATCCTGTTCCGTGATCTGGCCATTCTCAGCCAGCAGTTCAATTTTGAGTCGATCAAAATTGGCTTGCAGCAGATTCATGACGCCCATGATACCGGACACTTTTCCTTTGGGAAGGGTAAACCGAAGACGAATTTCCTGCCGCACGGCTTTCTGTTTTCCAGAAAGACTTGTTGCCGGTGAAAGGTTTTGCTGCGAAACCAGTTCCGCGATGCCGGTGGTTACCTTACCTTTGATCTCATCACTTGTGGGATAAGGCCTCGCATACTCTTCTTTCCCCTCGGACGGAACGCAGAGTTCTTCCCGAATAATCACCTCGCTGCTGGAAAGCGCAACCGGCACACTTTGCTTGAAGAAACGACAAACCGGCTTCCCATCTTCCAATTCGCCCAACCCAAACAGCCCTTGCTGGACACCCTCGGCAATACCCTTTTCCCAAACTTCTCTGCGGACTACCCGAAACTCACCCGGCGTTTTCGCGCCGGATTGGTACAATTGTTCGGTTTGTACAAAAGTGTTATTTTTGAGATACCGTTCCTTGATAATCAACGGAACAATGCGCTCCAAAATCTCTCCTTCCGAGCGGAGCTTTTCGTAAACTTCGTCGTCGAGCTTCTTCGCTTCGCCATACGTGGGAATGCCCAAATCTTGTTCCTTGAACCCATCTTTGGCCGGAATATACAACAAGCGATAATAGCGCCGCAACGCCTCGTTTAAGCCCTCTTCGATTCTCTTCAGATCGGCTTTGATTTCTTTCTTTTGTTCATCTGAGAGATGGATGGTCATGTCCTCGCCAATCATGCGGTAGGCGATCACCTTCTTCACAAGATGATGGAAGCCGGCTTTTTCGCTCTCCAGCGGGGCCAAGAAGAACAGCGTATTGCGGTTGGCTCTTGGCGTGCTACCCTTCGTTTCCAGAGTCTGTTTCATAAAAGCATGATCACACGCTTTCAGAATGATCAGTTTCAAATCCGGCGTATCGGGAATCTCAACTTTTCCCGAGGGCGAGAACTCCGGCCACGGAAAAACTTTTAATTTTCCACCGGCAATATTTTTCTTCAACAGCCCTTGCTCAAATTCTTCCAGCTCGGCATCCCCGAGGTTTTCCATTTTGGTCAACAGAATGCGATTGAGATTTGGCTGATTGGTGAAATAATATTTGCCGCTTTGATATTGCAGAAAGAATAAATTTCCTCGCAATTGCTCGAGGGCTTCAGCCACTACCGCCGCAGGATTTTGTGTCGTGGTCGCAACACGCTTGGCCTCGCCCAAAGTGACACCTTTCTCCGTACCGCCGGAAAAAGAGTAAAGAAAAACCGTGGTGGTGGTACGCGCGCCCAACTTCAAGCCTTTGTAAGCATCTCCAAGCGCCGCATCAATTTTTCTCGAGCCGGATTCTTCGCCGGTAATATCGGCAGCAATGACGCCGTTATATTCTGCGCCCGTGTGCTTCAGAAGTTCTTGACGAATCTCCTGATTACGCAAGTCAAAATCCGCCAGGCTGACATAAGGCGCTTGCCTGTCTTTAAGCGCATGAATCACCAGCGACAACAGCCGCAAAACGCCGCGAGTACGTTGAAAATTGGGAAAGCTGCCCCAACGTTGGTAAAGCACGTCGATCACTTCCGGCAAAAAAGGATACGACGATTCAAAGCGGTTGTGATATTCGGAGGGCTCGGTGCCGACCGGCAAGATGGATTCTTTGAGAGCGTAATCCATGAAGTTCTTGATGATCGTATCGGCTCGAGCGTGATCAATCCGCGAGAAAAGCCGCTGCCGGATAACCTTGGTAATTTCGTGTTCTTGCACCGGCGAGTAAATCTTCTCCACGCGGCCAGCGACTTTCTGCAGTTGCCCAAAAAGCTTTTCAGCTTGCTCATCATAGTGCTCCAGAATGCTGGAAGGCAAGGTGATGACCAAGGCAACTTTTTCCAGCGTTCCCACCACCTCGGTAAATTCCTGCATAAAAGCCATGGTCTGGGCTGCCAGGGTGCTTTCGCCGACCGCGACACCGGCGGCTTTGGTCACGTATTCCAGCACCTCGTCCATCAGAACGAGCACCGGCTGTTTTTGTACCAGCAAGCGATAAAGCGCCTCCCGGCCCGGAGAAACAAGTCCCTTGAACGCCTCTCGCTTTCCGGTTAATTGCTCTTCCAACATTCCCCACGGTGTATCCGCCGGACTCATGGCGGTTCCGACGATGACCACCTTCTGTGCTTGCCATTCGCTGGCTTTATGATACATCGCAATGAGCGCGTGCGTTTTGCCGCCGCCAAACGGAGTTTGAATCTGAATGACCGGATCACCGCCCTTGCCTTGCAGGCGCTTGGCCACGATCGCCAGCAGGTTTTGCAAGCCTTCCGTCAAATAGGTTTTCCGGAAAAATTGTCTGGCATCTTTATATTCATCCACGCCACGGCCTTTGAACACCTCCCACAGATCGGCGGCAAACACGTCCATCGTGAGCCGGCCTTCCAAAATGTCGCGGTGGGGGATGGCGATGGTATGAAATGCAGTCATTTTATCTCATCTCCTCTGCTGTCTTTTTTCCTGAAGTATTCTCGACAGATCTCAACGAGTTTTTGATAAAGTTCTTCCTCGTCGGTAACGCACCTTTCTTTTTTTCTTTCTTCATCCCAAAAGTAAACTTTTTCATCATCCCACCCATGTAGTTCTTTGGGTTCATACGCCGTTCTCATACGAACAAACCTCCTTAAGAACGTGTTGCAAAGTGATATTTCGATTAGCCCCGTCGGGGCGAAATGTTTGTCGCAAATAAATTTTATCTTCCCATTGAGCTCCGTAGGAGCGGCACGTTCACATTTCGCTCCCAAAGGAGCTTCAAGATTGAGGAGAACCAACGACTATAAACATTTTGCCCCTCCGGGGCTAATTCTTCAAAAACCTTCCAACTTCATCTGTTTCGCTTCTTTCTTCATTTCGTCTTTAATTTTCATCTCGTCTTTGATCCTTTCCCGGCCTGATAAAAAGCCGTCCAACAGCTTTTTCTCCTTGCTCTCAATCGGCAAGGTTTCGGAGATGGCTTGCGCCACGCGATAGAAGGCCTCGCTTTTGCCGTAGCCGGTTTCATCCAGCAGTGTGATCATCTCCTCCCGCTTGCTCTTCTCCCAAAGCAGCAGAACGTGATGCAGCACGTCAATAAGCTCTTTAGAATCTTTTAGTTCATCCATTTTCCTTGCTTGCGGGCCGAATACTCGGATAAATTCCTTCTCTTTACGGATAAAACCATTCTTGCTCCACTCGCGCGAAAGATCAATGCCGCAGGACTGGGCCAGTTTGCGCGCTTCGTCGAAATGCACTTTTGCCTCGCCGTAGTTCCAGCGCCAGAGCACGTAGAAACGGGTCAAATCCGAAATCTCGCCGGCAAAGCCGTTGTGCAAAATTTGCCGGACGGCGTAATCCGTGGCAATCTCCCGCACTTCATCGAGCAGCCGGTCGGCGCGGACGATATTGCCCTCGAAATCCATCACTTTTTCATATTTGCCAAAGACCTCAATTGCAGAGCCGATCGCAGCAATAAAGAAATCCGCCCCGCCGATGCCTTCTTCCCAAAGCCGTTGCAGTTTCTGATTCAGGTGCTTTTTTAATTCTTCCTTCACCTCGTTA
The candidate division KSB1 bacterium DNA segment above includes these coding regions:
- a CDS encoding DUF499 domain-containing protein — protein: MTAFHTIAIPHRDILEGRLTMDVFAADLWEVFKGRGVDEYKDARQFFRKTYLTEGLQNLLAIVAKRLQGKGGDPVIQIQTPFGGGKTHALIAMYHKASEWQAQKVVIVGTAMSPADTPWGMLEEQLTGKREAFKGLVSPGREALYRLLVQKQPVLVLMDEVLEYVTKAAGVAVGESTLAAQTMAFMQEFTEVVGTLEKVALVITLPSSILEHYDEQAEKLFGQLQKVAGRVEKIYSPVQEHEITKVIRQRLFSRIDHARADTIIKNFMDYALKESILPVGTEPSEYHNRFESSYPFLPEVIDVLYQRWGSFPNFQRTRGVLRLLSLVIHALKDRQAPYVSLADFDLRNQEIRQELLKHTGAEYNGVIAADITGEESGSRKIDAALGDAYKGLKLGARTTTTVFLYSFSGGTEKGVTLGEAKRVATTTQNPAAVVAEALEQLRGNLFFLQYQSGKYYFTNQPNLNRILLTKMENLGDAELEEFEQGLLKKNIAGGKLKVFPWPEFSPSGKVEIPDTPDLKLIILKACDHAFMKQTLETKGSTPRANRNTLFFLAPLESEKAGFHHLVKKVIAYRMIGEDMTIHLSDEQKKEIKADLKRIEEGLNEALRRYYRLLYIPAKDGFKEQDLGIPTYGEAKKLDDEVYEKLRSEGEILERIVPLIIKERYLKNNTFVQTEQLYQSGAKTPGEFRVVRREVWEKGIAEGVQQGLFGLGELEDGKPVCRFFKQSVPVALSSSEVIIREELCVPSEGKEEYARPYPTSDEIKGKVTTGIAELVSQQNLSPATSLSGKQKAVRQEIRLRFTLPKGKVSGIMGVMNLLQANFDRLKIELLAENGQITEQDYEDKIKEAFRQLGIELDE